The region GTCGAAGACGAGGAGTCCTTCGTAGAGGCCTTGAGGGTCGGTCTGCAGCGTGAGGGATTCACTCCGAAGGTGGCGCGCGACGGTGCTATGGCTCTGGCCATGTTCGAGGCCTCCGAACCCGACATCGTGCTGCTCGACGTGATGCTGCCAGGCATGTCCGGCATGGACGTGTGCCGTCACATCCGCCGTATCTCGAACACTCCGGTGATCATGGTGACCGCCCGGGACTCGGAGCTGGACACCGTCGTCGGGCTCGAGCTCGGAGCGGACGACTACGTGACGAAGCCGTACCGGCTACGGGAGCTCGTCGCCCGGATGCGGGCGGTGATGCGTCGACGCCCCGCTGGGGGGCGTCAGGATCTGGATCAGGAGGTGATCGAGATCGGCGATGTCCGCCTCGACGAGGGCCGCCGGGAGGTCACCGTCGCCGGCCAGGTCGTCGGTCTGACGAGGAAGGAGTTCGAGCTCTTAGAGCAGCTAATGTCGAGCGCAGGCCGTGTGATCACCCGCGAGCGTCTCATCGACGAGGTGTGGGGATCGGACTACGTGGGTGACACCAAGACCCTCGATGTCCACATCCGCCGCCTGAGGACAAAGGTGGACACCGACCCGGCGAGGCCCAGCCACATCACGGCCGTGCGAGGCGTTGGGTATCGCTACGAGTTGCCTGACAGACGGGAGAACCGTGACTGAGACTCGA is a window of Acidimicrobiales bacterium DNA encoding:
- a CDS encoding response regulator transcription factor, which codes for MSQERPVVLIVEDEESFVEALRVGLQREGFTPKVARDGAMALAMFEASEPDIVLLDVMLPGMSGMDVCRHIRRISNTPVIMVTARDSELDTVVGLELGADDYVTKPYRLRELVARMRAVMRRRPAGGRQDLDQEVIEIGDVRLDEGRREVTVAGQVVGLTRKEFELLEQLMSSAGRVITRERLIDEVWGSDYVGDTKTLDVHIRRLRTKVDTDPARPSHITAVRGVGYRYELPDRRENRD